The Erythrobacter sp. Alg231-14 genome has a segment encoding these proteins:
- a CDS encoding O-acetylhomoserine aminocarboxypropyltransferase, producing the protein MTDLPPDTRPETLSVHAGTAPDPTTNARITPIYQTASYVFDSPDHAANLFSLAEFGNIYTRIMNPTNDALEKKVAALEGGVGALGVASGHAAQLIAFHTLMEPGCNIVAAKKLYGGSLNQLGEAFKKFGWETRFVDADDPENVRAAMDDKTRVVFIESLANPGGVVSHIGPIADIAHAGGVPLMVDNTMASPALCRPFEHGADIVVHSTTKFLNGHGNAVGGVIVDSGNFDWKAQADKYPSLTQPNGSYHGAILVDALEPIGPIAFIIACRVLGLRDLGPAMAPMNAFLALTGMETLHLRMERHCANALALAQWLEGHEKVAWVSYAGLPSSEYHANAQKYLGGHGGAVFTFGLKGGFEAGKGLVTNVKLFSHLANIGDTRSLIIHPASTTHSQLDEEGLVAAGAGPDVIRVSVGIEHIDDIKADLDQALASL; encoded by the coding sequence ATGACCGATTTGCCGCCCGACACCCGTCCCGAAACTCTAAGCGTTCATGCCGGCACGGCCCCTGATCCGACAACCAATGCGCGGATCACGCCGATCTATCAAACCGCATCCTATGTTTTTGACAGCCCGGATCACGCGGCGAACCTGTTTTCACTGGCGGAATTCGGCAACATCTACACCCGCATCATGAACCCCACGAACGATGCATTAGAAAAGAAAGTCGCAGCGTTGGAAGGCGGCGTTGGCGCGCTGGGCGTTGCATCGGGCCACGCGGCACAATTGATCGCGTTTCACACATTGATGGAACCGGGCTGCAACATCGTAGCCGCCAAGAAATTGTACGGCGGATCGCTCAATCAATTGGGCGAAGCGTTCAAGAAATTCGGTTGGGAAACGCGTTTTGTTGATGCGGATGATCCAGAGAACGTGCGCGCCGCGATGGATGACAAAACGCGCGTAGTGTTCATCGAAAGCCTCGCCAATCCCGGCGGTGTGGTCAGCCATATTGGGCCGATCGCAGACATAGCCCACGCAGGCGGTGTCCCGTTGATGGTGGACAACACCATGGCCAGCCCGGCGCTGTGCCGCCCGTTTGAACACGGGGCGGATATTGTGGTCCATTCGACCACCAAATTTCTGAACGGTCACGGCAATGCGGTTGGCGGTGTGATCGTCGATAGCGGCAATTTCGATTGGAAGGCGCAAGCCGACAAATACCCATCTCTAACCCAGCCCAATGGGTCCTATCACGGGGCGATTTTGGTCGATGCATTGGAGCCGATTGGCCCAATTGCATTCATCATTGCGTGCCGCGTTCTTGGATTGCGTGATCTTGGTCCGGCCATGGCGCCGATGAACGCGTTTTTGGCGCTCACTGGGATGGAAACACTGCATCTTAGAATGGAGCGGCATTGCGCCAATGCGCTGGCTCTGGCCCAATGGTTGGAGGGCCATGAAAAGGTCGCTTGGGTTAGCTACGCTGGCCTGCCTTCAAGCGAGTATCATGCCAACGCTCAGAAATATCTCGGCGGGCACGGTGGGGCCGTCTTCACCTTTGGGCTGAAAGGCGGATTTGAAGCGGGCAAAGGGCTCGTGACGAACGTGAAACTGTTCAGCCACCTCGCCAATATTGGTGACACACGCTCGCTTATCATTCATCCCGCCTCCACCACACACAGCCAACTTGACGAAGAAGGATTGGTCGCAGCCGGAGCCGGTCCCGATGTCATCCGTGTGTCTGTGGGCATTGAGCATATTGACGACATAAAGGCGGATTTGGATCAGGCGCTCGCCTCATTGTAA
- the aroB gene encoding 3-dehydroquinate synthase produces the protein MAVIDVALAGRAYDVTIEAGLLDRIGEWATDYLPAPDRKVPFVADTNTHRIFAERVDKALNSAGHTADWFVVEPGEGAKSWAVLERLTDWLLALGVTRSDRVFALGGGVVGDLTGFACAVMKRGCGFVQIPTTLLAQVDSSVGGKTAINTGAGKNLIGAFHQPSAVLIDPLVLNTLPDRDMRAGYAEVIKYGALGDIGFFEWLEKNAADVLAREPVALSHAIATSIRAKAKIVAEDERETTGVRALLNLGHTFGHALEAETGFSDRLLHGEAVALGMVLAARYSARREEMTAVDADRVETAIAASGLRSKITELQMRCNGERLVDHMRHDKKMESDHLPFLLLKGIGAAYMARNVALSDVAAFLDAELERA, from the coding sequence ATGGCTGTGATTGATGTGGCGTTGGCCGGGCGCGCTTACGATGTGACGATAGAGGCGGGGTTGTTGGACCGGATTGGCGAATGGGCCACCGATTACCTACCCGCGCCCGATCGCAAAGTGCCGTTTGTTGCGGATACAAACACGCATCGAATCTTTGCTGAACGCGTAGACAAAGCACTTAACTCCGCCGGGCACACGGCCGATTGGTTCGTCGTGGAGCCCGGTGAAGGCGCAAAGAGCTGGGCGGTTTTGGAACGTTTGACCGATTGGCTTTTGGCCTTGGGCGTCACCCGATCGGATCGTGTTTTTGCCTTGGGCGGCGGGGTTGTCGGTGATTTGACCGGCTTTGCTTGCGCCGTGATGAAACGCGGATGCGGCTTTGTTCAAATCCCGACCACCTTGTTGGCACAAGTGGACAGTTCGGTCGGTGGTAAAACCGCGATCAACACCGGTGCCGGCAAGAATTTGATCGGTGCCTTTCACCAACCGTCCGCCGTGTTAATCGATCCATTGGTTTTGAACACATTGCCCGATCGCGACATGCGCGCCGGTTACGCCGAAGTGATCAAATACGGCGCGCTTGGCGATATCGGCTTTTTCGAATGGCTGGAAAAGAACGCAGCCGATGTCCTGGCGCGGGAACCGGTGGCTCTATCACACGCGATCGCCACCAGCATCCGCGCAAAAGCAAAGATCGTCGCAGAGGATGAGCGCGAAACGACCGGCGTGCGCGCTTTGCTGAATTTGGGCCACACATTCGGCCATGCTTTGGAGGCGGAAACCGGCTTTTCCGACCGACTTCTCCACGGCGAAGCGGTCGCACTTGGGATGGTTTTGGCGGCGCGTTATTCCGCCCGTCGTGAGGAAATGACAGCCGTCGATGCCGACCGTGTGGAAACCGCCATTGCGGCGTCCGGCCTTCGATCAAAAATCACCGAGTTGCAGATGCGATGCAACGGCGAACGCTTGGTCGATCACATGCGGCACGACAAGAAAATGGAAAGCGACCACCTGCCCTTCCTGCTGCTGAAAGGGATTGGCGCTGCCTATATGGCGCGCAACGTCGCATTGTCTGATGTAGCCGCGTTTCTTGATGCGGAATTGGAGCGCGCATGA
- a CDS encoding cyclase family protein, translating to MTQFIDLSIPITNDVISDPEVMRPKVTYMTHEDTWAQIAMFFPGLEKDDLPDGEGWAVEMLELSTHNGTHMDAPWHYHSTTNDGAAPAPSIDEAPLDRFFRPGVKLDFSHLPHGHVVTAAELEAAFAAIEYTLQPLDIVLIQSGAIYGTDNFTDQGVGLGAEATLWLTQRGVEVVGTDAWSWDAPFSHTAKKWAETGDPSIIWEGHKAGRIRPYYQIEKLTNLENLPAHGFTFSCFPVKIERASAGWIRAVAMLDG from the coding sequence ATGACCCAATTTATCGATCTTTCCATTCCGATCACCAATGACGTGATCTCAGACCCCGAAGTGATGCGCCCCAAAGTCACTTATATGACGCATGAGGACACATGGGCCCAAATCGCCATGTTTTTTCCCGGCCTAGAAAAAGACGATCTGCCCGATGGAGAAGGGTGGGCTGTCGAAATGCTCGAATTGTCGACGCACAACGGCACCCATATGGACGCGCCGTGGCATTACCATTCCACCACCAATGATGGCGCGGCCCCCGCACCCAGCATCGACGAAGCGCCGCTGGATCGATTCTTTCGGCCCGGCGTAAAGTTGGATTTTTCTCATTTGCCCCACGGCCATGTCGTCACCGCGGCCGAATTGGAGGCTGCCTTTGCAGCGATTGAATACACGCTTCAACCGCTCGACATTGTGTTGATCCAATCGGGCGCAATTTACGGCACAGACAATTTCACCGATCAAGGCGTGGGTCTGGGCGCAGAAGCCACCTTGTGGCTAACGCAGCGCGGCGTCGAAGTTGTAGGCACCGATGCGTGGAGTTGGGATGCTCCGTTCAGCCACACGGCGAAGAAATGGGCCGAAACAGGCGATCCATCGATCATTTGGGAAGGCCACAAGGCGGGACGAATCCGCCCCTATTACCAAATCGAAAAGCTAACCAATTTGGAAAACTTACCCGCGCATGGCTTCACGTTCAGCTGTTTCCCAGTGAAAATTGAACGCGCCAGCGCCGGTTGGATACGCGCGGTTGCGATGCTCGACGGGTAA
- a CDS encoding tyrosine recombinase: MSAAVQSFLDMLAAERGAAANTVSAYRRDLDGAEEVVGELAKVDRAQIEKLAGAWSALAPSTVARKASALRQFFGFALDEGWREDDPSGALPKPRTRRPLPKVLGHDAVETLMSRAELEASTGKPAAVRQLALIEMLYGSGLRATELVGLPLSAVPRDAPMITVMGKGGQARMVPVSERAQMALSRWIEIRPSDPASKFLFPSRGGKHLSRVRLFQLLKELAARANLDPTGISPHVLRHAFATHLLEGGADLRVLQTLLGHADIATTQIYTHVDAARLVELVNSRHPLATRERSD, encoded by the coding sequence ATGTCGGCGGCGGTTCAATCGTTTCTGGATATGTTGGCCGCAGAACGCGGCGCGGCGGCAAACACTGTGTCCGCTTATCGTCGGGATTTGGACGGTGCCGAAGAGGTGGTCGGAGAACTGGCCAAGGTTGATCGTGCACAAATCGAAAAGCTGGCCGGCGCTTGGTCTGCATTGGCCCCATCCACGGTGGCACGCAAAGCATCCGCCTTGCGTCAGTTTTTTGGGTTCGCGTTGGACGAAGGATGGCGCGAGGACGATCCCTCTGGCGCTTTGCCCAAACCACGGACCCGACGGCCGCTTCCCAAAGTGTTGGGGCATGATGCGGTTGAAACGTTGATGTCGCGCGCGGAATTGGAGGCATCGACCGGTAAACCCGCCGCTGTCCGGCAATTGGCTCTCATTGAAATGCTCTACGGATCGGGCCTCCGTGCGACGGAACTTGTGGGATTGCCGCTATCCGCTGTGCCGCGAGATGCGCCGATGATAACTGTGATGGGCAAGGGCGGTCAGGCGCGCATGGTCCCGGTTAGCGAACGGGCGCAAATGGCATTGTCGCGGTGGATTGAGATTCGTCCCAGCGATCCAGCGTCAAAATTTCTTTTTCCATCACGCGGTGGAAAGCACCTGTCGCGGGTACGCCTTTTTCAATTGCTGAAAGAGCTTGCCGCACGGGCCAATCTTGATCCAACCGGCATCAGCCCGCATGTCCTACGTCACGCATTTGCCACGCATTTGTTGGAGGGTGGCGCAGATCTTCGGGTGCTTCAAACACTGCTTGGTCATGCCGATATTGCGACCACACAAATCTACACCCACGTCGATGCGGCGCGGTTGGTGGAGCTTGTAAATTCACGACACCCGCTTGCCACACGCGAGCGTTCCGATTAG
- a CDS encoding ATP-binding protein has translation MFSKILIANRGEIACRVIQTAKKMGIATVAVYSDADRNAPFVRLADEAVHIGASPAAESYLIPEKIIAACKETGAEAVHPGYGFLSERASFVEALAAENIAFIGPPAGAIAAMGDKIESKKLAKAAGVNVVPGFVGEIRDTDHAVEISDDIGYPVMMKASAGGGGKGMRLAWSEKDVREGFEATKREGLNSFGDDRVFIEKFIENPRHIEIQILGDKHGNILYLNERECSIQRRHQKVVEEAPSPFVTPKMRKAMGEQSVALSRAVDYHSAGTVELIVSGADPTGESFYFLEMNTRLQVEHPVTEAITGIDLVEQMIRVAAGEALSMTQDDIGIDGWSIENRVYAEDPYRGFLPSTGRLVHYSPSVPGWTDDGEVQGKARRGVAHGAGSVRVDDGVFEGGEVSMFYDPMIAKLITWAPTREGAADLQIEALDRFRIKGLGHNVDFLSAIMQHERFRSGELTTGFIAEEYPDGFVGAPANDALMRQMAALFAGAEFTSQVRARQISGQLNSAENPPSDWMVKIGDRAFDVTLEEGGAEVDGENVRGTWDWEVGMPIAMVTGDGSETHDMAVQVERVGVRWRMTTRGASHEAIVLPARVAPLAGHMIEKEPPDLSKMLICPMPGMLVKLHVSEGETVQPGQPLATVEAMKMENILRAEKEATIAKINAEEGESLAVDAVILELD, from the coding sequence TTGTTTTCGAAAATTCTGATTGCCAATCGCGGCGAAATTGCATGCCGCGTTATTCAGACAGCTAAGAAAATGGGGATCGCCACCGTGGCGGTCTATTCCGATGCAGATCGAAACGCCCCGTTCGTACGATTGGCGGATGAGGCCGTGCATATCGGTGCGTCGCCTGCGGCAGAAAGCTATTTGATCCCTGAAAAGATCATCGCCGCGTGCAAAGAAACCGGCGCGGAAGCGGTGCATCCGGGCTATGGCTTCCTCTCTGAACGCGCTAGCTTCGTCGAAGCCTTGGCCGCAGAAAACATCGCCTTTATCGGCCCACCTGCCGGTGCGATTGCCGCGATGGGTGACAAGATTGAATCCAAGAAACTGGCAAAGGCCGCGGGCGTCAATGTGGTCCCCGGTTTTGTCGGCGAAATTCGTGACACCGATCACGCCGTCGAGATCAGCGACGACATCGGTTACCCGGTGATGATGAAGGCCAGCGCCGGAGGCGGCGGCAAAGGTATGCGGCTTGCTTGGTCTGAAAAGGACGTGCGCGAAGGCTTTGAAGCCACCAAACGCGAAGGGCTAAACTCCTTTGGCGATGATCGCGTTTTCATTGAAAAATTCATCGAAAACCCGCGCCATATTGAGATCCAAATCCTTGGCGATAAACACGGCAACATTCTGTATCTGAATGAACGAGAATGTTCGATCCAACGGCGTCACCAAAAAGTCGTCGAAGAGGCACCGTCGCCATTCGTGACCCCCAAAATGCGCAAAGCGATGGGCGAACAATCTGTCGCCTTGTCCCGCGCGGTGGATTACCATTCGGCCGGCACGGTTGAATTGATCGTGAGCGGAGCGGATCCGACCGGGGAAAGCTTTTATTTCCTCGAAATGAACACACGTCTTCAGGTGGAGCACCCTGTCACAGAAGCGATCACGGGCATCGATCTGGTCGAACAGATGATCCGCGTTGCGGCAGGCGAAGCGCTTTCCATGACGCAAGACGACATCGGTATTGATGGGTGGTCGATTGAAAACCGCGTCTATGCCGAAGATCCCTATCGCGGCTTCCTGCCATCAACCGGACGGCTTGTGCATTATTCCCCATCGGTTCCCGGTTGGACCGATGACGGCGAAGTGCAGGGCAAAGCGCGCCGCGGTGTGGCCCATGGCGCAGGCAGTGTGCGCGTAGACGATGGCGTCTTTGAAGGCGGCGAAGTGTCCATGTTTTACGATCCCATGATCGCAAAATTGATCACATGGGCGCCAACTCGCGAAGGTGCCGCTGACCTTCAGATTGAGGCGCTTGATCGTTTTCGGATCAAGGGATTGGGCCACAATGTCGATTTCCTTAGCGCGATTATGCAGCATGAGCGGTTCCGTTCAGGCGAATTGACCACTGGTTTTATCGCGGAAGAATATCCCGATGGATTCGTCGGTGCCCCGGCCAATGACGCGTTGATGCGTCAAATGGCGGCGCTGTTTGCGGGCGCTGAATTCACCAGCCAAGTGCGTGCGCGCCAAATTTCAGGTCAATTGAACTCAGCCGAAAATCCGCCTTCTGATTGGATGGTGAAAATCGGCGATCGCGCGTTTGATGTCACGCTTGAAGAAGGCGGCGCCGAAGTTGACGGCGAGAACGTTCGGGGCACGTGGGATTGGGAAGTCGGCATGCCGATCGCAATGGTCACCGGCGATGGTTCCGAAACCCACGATATGGCGGTTCAGGTTGAACGCGTGGGTGTGCGGTGGCGGATGACCACCCGTGGGGCTTCACACGAAGCGATCGTGTTGCCTGCGCGCGTTGCGCCGCTGGCCGGTCATATGATCGAGAAAGAGCCGCCCGATCTTTCCAAGATGCTGATTTGTCCAATGCCGGGCATGCTGGTGAAACTGCATGTGAGCGAGGGGGAAACGGTTCAACCGGGTCAACCGCTTGCCACGGTCGAAGCGATGAAGATGGAAAACATCCTGCGCGCGGAAAAAGAGGCTACCATCGCCAAAATCAACGCCGAAGAAGGTGAAAGCCTTGCTGTTGATGCAGTGATTTTGGAATTGGATTGA
- a CDS encoding alpha/beta hydrolase-fold protein: protein MISAFAATLLVLQPVGDFAPLTIGETATFHILDEDRAVNVILPPDYNDHPDHVWPVVYMLDGALDQDLMMGAGIAGWNRLWGRSQSVIWVGVETKDRQRELLPPTRNDAEAGRYPTAGDSAIFRNWLVNAVMPRIAERYRTDGAYLVGESAAGHFVVETWIETPAAFAGYAAISPSLQWDEESLSNRFDAGDPVRPALYISLADEGGATESGVMRAIGAMPTDQPWCFSDRRSDLKHATSLHGLLPEALQFLLPTRADWLEEFGFELRCDQSGPKAG, encoded by the coding sequence GTGATCAGCGCCTTCGCCGCGACGCTGTTGGTGCTGCAACCTGTTGGTGATTTTGCACCGCTGACCATCGGTGAAACCGCCACGTTCCATATTCTGGACGAAGACCGCGCGGTGAATGTCATTTTGCCGCCGGACTATAACGACCATCCTGATCACGTTTGGCCGGTTGTTTATATGCTCGATGGGGCATTGGATCAGGATTTGATGATGGGTGCAGGCATAGCCGGTTGGAACCGCCTATGGGGCCGAAGTCAGTCGGTGATTTGGGTCGGGGTCGAAACGAAAGATCGGCAACGCGAACTGCTTCCGCCAACACGGAATGATGCAGAGGCGGGTCGTTACCCGACCGCCGGGGACAGCGCGATTTTCCGTAACTGGTTGGTGAACGCGGTGATGCCGCGCATTGCCGAACGGTATCGTACGGACGGGGCGTATTTGGTGGGGGAAAGCGCGGCCGGACATTTCGTGGTTGAAACGTGGATCGAAACGCCCGCCGCTTTTGCAGGATATGCGGCGATTTCGCCCAGCCTTCAATGGGACGAAGAAAGCCTTTCGAACCGGTTTGATGCCGGCGACCCTGTGCGACCTGCGCTTTATATTTCTTTGGCTGACGAAGGCGGCGCCACTGAAAGCGGCGTCATGCGCGCCATCGGCGCAATGCCGACCGATCAACCATGGTGTTTTTCCGACCGGCGCAGCGATTTGAAACATGCCACCTCGTTGCACGGCCTTTTGCCGGAGGCGCTGCAATTCCTGCTCCCAACACGAGCCGATTGGTTGGAGGAATTTGGCTTCGAATTGCGCTGTGACCAAAGCGGTCCAAAGGCGGGGTGA
- a CDS encoding acetyl-CoA carboxylase carboxyltransferase subunit alpha, whose product MISYLEFEKPVSSLQDRIAELRGVDADHQVDVASEIERLEGKSAELLASTYASLTPWQKTQVARHPQRPHFRDYVKHAFTDFMPLGGDRCYGEDEAIMGGFAKLNGPDGVGRRVMLIGHEKGHDTHSRIKHNFGMGKPEGYRKAIRLMELAGRFGLPVVTLVDTSGAFPGIEAEERGQAEAIARSTEACLALPVPMVAVVVGEGGSGGAVALASAERVLMLEHSVYSVISPEGCASILWRTSEKASEAAQAMKITAQHLKRLNVIDRIVKEPIGGAHRDGQMMARNLANVLTEELDKLSEMDSETLKRMREERFLQLGG is encoded by the coding sequence ATGATTTCTTACCTCGAATTCGAGAAACCGGTTTCCAGCCTTCAAGACCGCATTGCAGAATTGCGCGGCGTTGATGCAGATCACCAGGTTGATGTGGCATCTGAGATTGAGCGTCTTGAGGGCAAGAGCGCGGAATTGTTGGCGAGCACCTATGCCTCGTTGACTCCGTGGCAAAAAACCCAAGTTGCTCGGCATCCGCAGCGTCCGCATTTCCGCGACTATGTCAAACACGCCTTCACCGATTTCATGCCTTTGGGCGGCGATCGGTGTTACGGTGAAGACGAAGCGATCATGGGCGGCTTTGCCAAACTGAATGGCCCGGATGGCGTTGGACGGCGCGTGATGTTGATCGGCCACGAAAAAGGGCACGACACACACAGCCGGATCAAACACAATTTTGGCATGGGCAAACCCGAAGGGTATCGCAAAGCGATCCGTTTGATGGAGCTTGCAGGTCGATTTGGTCTTCCGGTTGTCACCTTGGTCGACACATCGGGTGCGTTTCCGGGAATTGAGGCGGAAGAACGCGGCCAAGCCGAAGCCATCGCCCGTTCGACGGAAGCCTGCCTTGCCTTACCGGTGCCAATGGTTGCGGTCGTCGTGGGTGAGGGCGGCTCCGGCGGAGCCGTTGCTTTGGCCAGTGCGGAACGCGTCTTGATGCTCGAACATTCGGTCTATTCGGTGATCTCACCCGAAGGCTGTGCATCGATCCTTTGGCGCACATCGGAAAAAGCATCCGAAGCCGCGCAAGCCATGAAAATCACCGCCCAGCACCTAAAGCGGCTGAACGTGATCGACAGAATTGTAAAAGAACCTATCGGGGGCGCCCACCGCGATGGGCAAATGATGGCCCGAAACCTTGCGAATGTCCTGACCGAAGAGCTTGATAAATTGAGTGAAATGGACAGCGAAACATTGAAGCGGATGCGCGAAGAGCGGTTCTTGCAATTGGGTGGATGA
- a CDS encoding lysozyme inhibitor LprI family protein: MIAVHTIAALLLMGINDDLPVCNAEAAEQGIQMEMNICAFRDFLIADAELNAQWQITRDAMRERDANFARYNDGDDRPGYFDTLLEAQRAWLSYRDAHCRSEGYYARGGSLEPLLTSTCKTALTEARTKQLRELVELP, translated from the coding sequence ATGATTGCTGTTCATACGATCGCCGCGCTGTTGTTGATGGGGATCAACGACGATCTGCCCGTCTGCAACGCCGAAGCGGCGGAACAGGGTATTCAGATGGAGATGAACATCTGCGCTTTTCGTGATTTCCTGATCGCGGATGCGGAACTCAACGCACAATGGCAGATCACCCGCGACGCGATGCGCGAACGCGATGCGAACTTTGCCCGGTACAACGATGGTGACGATCGCCCCGGCTATTTCGATACCTTATTGGAGGCGCAGCGCGCATGGCTGTCCTATCGCGATGCCCACTGCCGCAGCGAAGGGTATTATGCCCGTGGCGGCAGCTTGGAACCCTTGCTGACTTCGACGTGCAAAACCGCGCTGACTGAGGCGCGCACCAAACAATTACGCGAACTTGTGGAGCTACCCTGA
- a CDS encoding shikimate kinase, whose product MTANVPLTQTDIAAISRRLDRPVVLVGLMGVGKSTVGRRLASMLNRDFVDADDAIEQAAQRSIPEIFDEFGEGYFRDGERRVIGRLIEESTGVIATGGGAFVDTETRQIILERGLAVWIDCDIDTLVERTSRRNTRPLLRNGDPRKILTDLMGARQQFYAQAPIRVESHDGPHSDTARAIIEAIDEWL is encoded by the coding sequence ATGACCGCGAACGTGCCTTTGACCCAAACCGATATCGCCGCAATTTCAAGGCGGCTCGACCGACCTGTTGTGTTGGTCGGTTTAATGGGCGTGGGCAAATCCACCGTGGGACGGCGGCTCGCAAGCATGTTGAATCGCGACTTTGTTGATGCCGATGATGCCATCGAACAGGCCGCCCAACGATCCATCCCAGAGATTTTTGATGAATTTGGCGAAGGGTATTTCCGCGATGGAGAGCGCCGCGTAATCGGACGCCTGATCGAAGAGAGCACCGGCGTCATTGCGACCGGCGGCGGGGCGTTCGTTGACACCGAAACGCGGCAAATCATCTTGGAACGCGGTCTTGCTGTGTGGATCGATTGCGATATCGACACTCTGGTTGAACGAACATCGCGCCGCAACACGCGCCCGTTGCTGCGAAATGGTGATCCTCGGAAGATCCTGACCGATTTGATGGGCGCACGACAACAATTCTACGCTCAGGCCCCCATTCGGGTTGAGAGCCATGACGGCCCGCACTCCGACACTGCGCGCGCAATTATTGAGGCAATAGACGAATGGCTGTGA
- a CDS encoding heme-dependent oxidative N-demethylase family protein, whose translation MTKAVQRRGEGALSESALGFCVDALLPKARGGGQLRMGLVRLSEDEWLQPVPDLSARRAGFSDWSEGVQLTPEADAPGRELAGMIGVEGGLPEAAAASHEDMCLLTLRDDEEVYRLIGAAVAWPSDWHPKDKIGLPLRALHAPIAGYEAQLATGVDRFMETLKPGAIYGRCNWFIAATGERRWLETRSPLDAFAHVTSANAGDTLFVRSERQTLRRLPKTGAILFTIGIYVDPLGTLTDGNIAMLAKATQNLVAGEGDRRGAPAYADALAGFAAQRNAL comes from the coding sequence GTGACCAAAGCGGTCCAAAGGCGGGGTGAGGGCGCATTGAGCGAAAGCGCGCTTGGATTTTGCGTCGATGCTCTTTTGCCGAAAGCGCGCGGCGGCGGACAATTGCGCATGGGCCTTGTCCGGTTGAGCGAAGACGAATGGCTACAACCTGTTCCCGACCTATCCGCACGCCGTGCGGGTTTTTCCGACTGGTCAGAGGGCGTGCAGCTTACACCAGAGGCTGACGCGCCGGGACGCGAATTGGCCGGAATGATCGGCGTTGAAGGCGGTTTGCCAGAGGCCGCGGCGGCGTCGCACGAAGACATGTGTTTGCTGACCCTGCGGGACGATGAAGAGGTCTATCGGCTGATCGGAGCTGCTGTCGCATGGCCTTCTGACTGGCACCCAAAAGACAAAATTGGCCTGCCCTTGCGCGCGCTCCATGCACCGATTGCAGGGTATGAGGCGCAGCTGGCGACGGGCGTGGATCGGTTTATGGAAACGCTCAAACCCGGCGCGATTTATGGGCGGTGCAATTGGTTTATCGCCGCCACGGGTGAGCGGCGATGGCTCGAAACCCGCTCCCCTCTAGACGCTTTTGCTCATGTCACGTCGGCGAACGCTGGCGATACATTGTTTGTGCGCTCCGAACGTCAAACATTGCGACGACTGCCAAAAACAGGCGCAATCCTTTTCACGATAGGCATTTATGTCGACCCCTTGGGTACGTTGACGGACGGAAACATCGCCATGCTTGCCAAGGCTACACAAAATCTTGTTGCGGGGGAGGGTGACCGGCGCGGCGCGCCTGCCTATGCTGATGCTCTGGCCGGATTTGCCGCACAAAGGAACGCCTTATGA